The following is a genomic window from Lujinxingia vulgaris.
GGCGCTGAGCGGCACGCAGAGCACCGCCGCACATACCGTGAGGATCGCCGCCAACAAAGGAAGTCTGCCGCCGAGAAGGGGCCCCCACAGGCCTGTGACGCACGCTTGGGATAACACGGGGTTTGCTCGAGCTGGGGTCGATGGGCAGAGTGAACCGTCCGGGCGCATTCTATGTCCCGGGCAAAAATTTACACAACTGTAGTTAACAAATTGTCACGAGACGCGCATCCTCCGCCACGTTCGAGATGCAACTTCTGCCACGAGGCCACCATGAGTGATGATCCTCACCCCCCCGGTGCTTCCCACCCCCAGCTCCGGCTGCAAGGCTTAAAACGCGCTCAGCGCCTGGGCGAAGAGGCCGCCTCCTGGGGCTTTGACTGGCCCTCGGTCGAGGGCGCGCTCGCCAAGGTCGACGAAGAGCTCATCGAGCTGCGCGACGAGCTTAAGCACCCCGCCCCCTCCCAACAACGCGTTCGGGCGGAACTCGGCGATCTTATCTTTGCGCTCGTCAACGTCGCTCGCCACCTGAACATCGACGCGCTCGAGGCGCTTGATCAGGCCAGCGACACCTTCGAGCAGCGCATCACCTCGGTGCGCGCTCAGGCCGCACGGGCCGGGCATCGCCCTGAAGATCTCAGCCTCGATGCGCTCGAAGCCCTCTGGCAGAAGGCCAAGGTCGCGGCCGGTCTTGATTCGCCGAATTCAAGCGACCTATAGTGCGCCCCGATTACGTGTGACGCGCCGGGCATGTCGGCGACGCCATGCCTTGAGCTGTCTTTCCATAAGTAAGGAGCAGGGACGATGCGATGTGATGCGATGAAGTTGGGCTGGCCGCTGTTGCTCAGCGGGGCGATGGCCTTCGGGATGGCGAGCGCCTGTTCGGGCGAAGATGGAGAGGGCGGCGAGGGCACTGCGTGTGAGAGCAACGCCGACTGCACCGATCCCAATATCTGCCTTGAAGGCGGAACCTGCGGCCCGGACGACCAGGGCGACACCGGTGAAGAGCCGGTGATCGAAGAAGAAGACTACGTCGTCTCGTACGTGCGTCGCAGCTTCCCGCCCAACCAAGAGTACGACGTCCGCCTCTACGCCACCAGCGACGCCACCCATAACTCCATTGTGCCCGAGAGCGCTGACTGCACCCCGCCCAACCTCTGCGGCGTGACCGAG
Proteins encoded in this region:
- a CDS encoding MazG nucleotide pyrophosphohydrolase domain-containing protein; this encodes MSDDPHPPGASHPQLRLQGLKRAQRLGEEAASWGFDWPSVEGALAKVDEELIELRDELKHPAPSQQRVRAELGDLIFALVNVARHLNIDALEALDQASDTFEQRITSVRAQAARAGHRPEDLSLDALEALWQKAKVAAGLDSPNSSDL